Proteins from one Primulina huaijiensis isolate GDHJ02 chromosome 18, ASM1229523v2, whole genome shotgun sequence genomic window:
- the LOC140964842 gene encoding protein MKS1-like, protein MEPSELFSDGGEWGRGGSRSSPRKELQGPRPGILKVNKDSYKIRKPPVPPPAHQQPPQEFPPVEERQPLIIYSVSPKVIHTTVSDFMNLVQRLTGNTSAAASSGAAGDLSPAARLASIEKTSPCSKDREISHNCSYTGVGDDIMDSILESTDVEMSRVPGILSPAPATLQPISPGFFSPAGDSFLTGYSNMFIPSPSTLFSAPMVSPSQSWCDPFNPFFDF, encoded by the coding sequence ATGGAACCTTCAGAGTTGTTCTCCGACGGCGGCGAGTGGGGGAGAGGAGGGAGCAGGTCGTCTCCGAGAAAAGAATTGCAGGGCCCTCGTCCCGGCATACTCAAAgtcaacaaggactcctacaAGATCAGAAAACCACCGGTTCCTCCACCGGCTCACCAACAACCACCGCAAGAATTTCCGCCTGTCGAAGAAAGGCAGCCGCTCATAATCTACTCAGTGTCCCCAAAAGTCATACACACCACCGTCAGCGACTTCATGAACCTTGTCCAACGCTTAACCGGCAACACTTCGGCGGCCGCATCCAGCGGAGCAGCCGGGGACCTATCCCCAGCTGCCCGCCTCGCTTCCATAGAGAAAACTAGCCCTTGCTCAAAAGACAGAGAAATCTCCCATAATTGCAGTTATACTGGTGTTGGTGATGATATAATGGATAGTATTCTTGAAAGCACAGACGTGGAAATGAGTCGAGTTCCCGGCATATTATCTCCTGCCCCGGCGACTCTACAACCGATATCGCCCGGATTCTTCTCGCCGGCGGGAGATTCATTCCTGACGGGCTACAGTAATATGTTCATTCCTAGTCCATCGACTTTGTTTTCAGCTCCAATGGTGTCACCCTCACAATCTTGGTGTGATCCCTTCAACCCATTCTTTGACTTTTAG